A part of Aegilops tauschii subsp. strangulata cultivar AL8/78 chromosome 2, Aet v6.0, whole genome shotgun sequence genomic DNA contains:
- the LOC109761241 gene encoding uncharacterized protein — MGSYRFLVQKLSGFFMGYEFLHVPRVENEAADTLAKIALWQSIPFGVSLEHLHKPSVKPSLDSESIYVPDDPAVPQPGSGTADPSSEAAEPGPGAAGPGPGTVEPGPRAAAADPAAVIPDPDAAVLNPGAADPRSGAAAPEPAMVAVFAVVTAPSWALPISEFLKNGVLPMDETKAW, encoded by the coding sequence ATGggaagctaccgcttcctcgtccagaagTTGTCTGGATTCTTCATGGGCTACGAATTCCTCCACGTCCCACGCGTGGAAAACGAGGCGGCTGACACGCTCGCCAAGATCGCCTTGTGGCAGTCCATCCCGTTTGGCGTCTCACTCGAGCACCTGCACAAGCCGTCCGTCAAGCCGTCCCTGGACTCCGAGTCCATCTACGTCCCGGACGACCCGGCCGTGCCTCAACCCGGCTCTGGGACTGCCGATCCCAGCTCGGAGGCTGccgaacccggcccgggggctgccggacccggcccggggactgtagAACCCGGCCCGAGGGCTGCAGCCGCCGACCCGGCCGCCGTCATCCCCGACCCGGACGCCGCCGTCCTTAACCCGGGGGCTGCCGACCCCCGctcgggggccgccgccccggaaCCCGCCATGGTGGCCGTCTTCGCCGTGGTGACGGCACCATCGTGGGCCCTGCCCATCTCAGAGTTCCTCAAAAACGGGGTtctccccatggacgagaccAAGGCCTGGTAA
- the LOC141041074 gene encoding uncharacterized protein, producing the protein MVRFIKDTAVCYDMPNNIITDNITDFAKGALMQYCSVSGIRLDLTSVAHPQSNGQVERANGLILSGINPRLVKPLFRSPGSWLDELPAVLWSLRTTPNRSTGFTPFFLGYGAKAVIPTDVEFDSPRVTMYTEAEAKEAREDGVDLLEEARLLALSRSAIYQQGLRHYHSKKIKPLAFREGDLILRLV; encoded by the coding sequence ATGGTCCGGTTCATCAAAGACACCGCGGTATGCTACGACATGCCGAACAACATCATCACGGACAACATCACCGATTTCGCCAAGGGCGCGCTCATGCAATACTGCTCCGTctccggcatccgcctcgacctGACGTCCGTTGCACACCCACAGTctaacggccaggtcgagcgggcCAACGGCCTCATCCTATCCGGCATCAATCCACGGCTCGTCAAGCCGCTCTTCCGCTCACCCGGCAGCTGGCTCGACGAGTTGCCGGCCGTCCTTTGGAGCCTCCGCACCACGCCAAACcggtcgaccgggttcaccccattcttcctcgGCTACGGAGCCAAAGCTGTCATCCCGACCgacgtcgagttcgactcgccgcgCGTCACGATGTACACTGAAGCCGAAGCCAAAGAAGCCCGCGAAGACGGCGTTGACCTACTCGAAGAAGCACGCCTCTTGGCGCTCAGCCGGTCAGCCATttaccagcaaggcctgaggcactaccacagcaagaagatcaaACCCCTCGCGTTCCGAGAGGGAGACCTCATCCTCCGACTCGTCTAG